Below is a genomic region from Echinicola rosea.
CCTTCGATCATGTTCTCCATTCCGTGGCCTTTGGGTTTCGACCTTACATAGATAAATGGAAGGCCCATTTCTTCAGCAATCAGTGCTCCTTGGGGAATTCCCGCAGTGGCAACACCAGCGATGCCTTCTACCTTAGGGTAGTTTTGCTTGATCACTTCCACCAATTTTTCCTTAATGTATGTTCTGGCTTCAGGGAAGGACAGGGAAAGGCGGTTGTCGCAGTAGATAGGGGATTTCCAGCCTGATGCCCACGTGAAGGGCTGTTTTGGCTGGAGACGGATGGCTTTGATGTCAAGTAATTTTCGTGCGACGGTTGCCGCTATTTCTTTGCTGTGTAATTCCATGTCCCAAAATTAATTCATAAAAATCTTTTGGCTGTTGTGATGGCTAAAATTTTTGTGCATTTTTGATTTGAAATGACCATTTTATGCGAATATTCATCAATGACAAGCCGCTGGACATCTTATCCCCAGCCCAACTGAACAAGAAAAAGACTTTTGAATGCGTCTATGAAAATCCTAAGGATTTGCCAGCCTATGTTGCTTTTCATGATGATGTCCTGATCACCAAGCCTTCCAAAGACATCATCATTAAGCTACTTTACTTGCTTCGGACGAGGAAATTAAAAAACCTGGATTCAATTACCATTGTTTCGGATGATGTAGAGATGCTAAAGTCTTTCATAAAAGGCCGTTTTAATATTGTCAAGGCTGCAGGGGGGATCGTCACCAAGAACGAGAAGGTATTGTTTATCCATCGATTGGGAAAGTGGGATCTGCCAAAGGGGAAATTCGAAAAGGGAGAGACACCGGAAGTTTGTGCTGTGCGGGAGGTGGAAGAAGAATGTGCCGTGTCCGTAAAACGGGGAAAGCTGATCTGCAAGACCTGGCACACCTATACCCAAAACAGGAAGAGTATTCTGAAGAAGACCTATTGGTATGTGATGGAGTGTAAGGATGATTCCAGTATGGCGCCTCAGCG
It encodes:
- the pyrE gene encoding orotate phosphoribosyltransferase; amino-acid sequence: MELHSKEIAATVARKLLDIKAIRLQPKQPFTWASGWKSPIYCDNRLSLSFPEARTYIKEKLVEVIKQNYPKVEGIAGVATAGIPQGALIAEEMGLPFIYVRSKPKGHGMENMIEGKVTKGQKVVVIEDLVSTGGSSLKAIEALHASGFEVLGMAAIFTYGFEVARQNFIEADVKLICLSDYEAMLPQAIENNYASDEDLQSLAEWRKSPDTWGAK
- a CDS encoding NUDIX hydrolase, with protein sequence MRIFINDKPLDILSPAQLNKKKTFECVYENPKDLPAYVAFHDDVLITKPSKDIIIKLLYLLRTRKLKNLDSITIVSDDVEMLKSFIKGRFNIVKAAGGIVTKNEKVLFIHRLGKWDLPKGKFEKGETPEVCAVREVEEECAVSVKRGKLICKTWHTYTQNRKSILKKTYWYVMECKDDSSMAPQREEGIDDIKWLSHQEAKVALVNSYPSMRYLYKRFLKMVPEVQTS